In one uncultured Methanoregula sp. genomic region, the following are encoded:
- a CDS encoding ion transporter translates to MGNDLQKQVYEILESRSRELPAGIFLSRALLLLILINVIAAVIETDAWFFHTYGRTLDIIAVFSVFVFSAEYILRVWCCTQNPAYQSPVTGRLRYMVTPAAIIDLFVILPFFCLPFVVHKGVTSFIRFLRIFWILKIGHYTRSLGIFSRVFKAKREEIFIAFFVMLVLLVIGSALIFFAENEAQPTKFSSVLASMWWGIETMATIGYGDMVPVTPLGKIIAAFVAVVGIGLFALPAGILASGFIDEYNKTRNNMQTPPKICPHCGKEIDDQQKGKDP, encoded by the coding sequence ATGGGAAACGATCTTCAGAAACAGGTGTACGAGATACTCGAAAGCCGGAGCAGGGAATTACCGGCAGGGATTTTCTTATCCCGTGCTCTCCTTCTCCTCATCCTGATTAATGTAATCGCTGCTGTGATAGAGACGGATGCCTGGTTTTTCCATACCTATGGTCGCACTCTCGACATCATTGCCGTATTCTCGGTTTTTGTCTTTTCCGCCGAATATATCCTGAGAGTCTGGTGCTGTACACAGAATCCTGCGTACCAGTCACCGGTCACTGGCAGGCTCAGGTACATGGTTACACCGGCTGCGATCATCGATCTGTTTGTCATCCTGCCGTTCTTCTGCCTGCCCTTTGTTGTCCACAAGGGGGTGACCTCATTTATCCGGTTCCTGCGCATATTCTGGATCCTGAAGATCGGTCATTACACCCGGAGCCTCGGTATATTTTCCCGGGTCTTCAAAGCAAAACGGGAAGAGATCTTCATTGCTTTCTTTGTAATGCTGGTCCTCCTCGTGATTGGATCCGCCCTGATCTTCTTTGCAGAAAATGAGGCACAACCCACAAAATTCTCCAGCGTGCTCGCTTCGATGTGGTGGGGTATCGAGACCATGGCAACGATCGGATACGGTGACATGGTGCCTGTCACCCCTCTCGGGAAAATTATTGCCGCTTTCGTTGCGGTGGTAGGTATAGGCCTTTTTGCCCTGCCCGCCGGTATCCTGGCATCCGGATTCATCGATGAATATAATAAAACCCGTAACAATATGCAGACTCCGCCGAAAATCTGCCCCCATTGCGGGAAAGAGATAGACGATCAGCAGAAGGGAAAGGATCCATAA